One Aphidius gifuensis isolate YNYX2018 linkage group LG3, ASM1490517v1, whole genome shotgun sequence DNA window includes the following coding sequences:
- the LOC122851982 gene encoding uncharacterized protein LOC122851982, with the protein MNIMREIKIPRFHSQDGSLSIKDIPMQRNFWDCGVHICMYALYVCKNYTYNFTDKNMPAIRARIKSEILENKIQLPTPVKNTIILKTAHKNVLLYESAKRSQASVKFPEDRRNAECTTIATYVIAALSIYDHSAITQLSHIMNSIIIKGDEYYVNCRKHFPNSHRYLASDELLTQIIIDHKFIDVDINRLPMECTFNKTCGSELFLTLKNCINIYKSDVKKWGFLFMDHWKTVAFTVKSLSSGFLKKPCFFLFNSHRVDRDNLSTKISNLKAGSSRLFLCRTIDSLDKLLLLNHNMDNSIWQVYPIKVDKK; encoded by the exons ATGAATATCatgagagaaataaaaattccacgGTTCCATTCTCAGGATGGGTCACTCAGCATCAAA GATATACCTATGCAAAGAAATTTTTGGGATTGTGGAGTTCATATTTGCATGTATGCATTATAcgtttgtaaaaattatacttacaactttactgataaaaatatgcCTGCAATAAGAGCACGAATAAAGAgtgaaatacttgaaaataaaattcaactacCTACTCcagttaaaaatacaataattttaaaaacagctCACAAAAATGTACTTCTTTATGAGTCTGCAAAACGTAGCCAAGCCAGTGTTAAATTTCCTGAAGATAGAAGAAATGCTGAATGCACTACAATTGCTACTTATGTGATTGCAGCATTAAGTATTTACGACCATTCAGCTATCACTCAGCTATCACATATCATGAACAGCATAATTATAAAGGGTGAtgaatattatgtaaattgtAGAAAACACTTTCCAAATAGTCATCGTTATCTTGCATCAGACGAATTATtaacacaaattattattgatcataaatttattgatgttgatatAAATCGACTGCCCATGGAGTGTACTTTCAATAAGACATGTGGgagtgaattatttttaactttaaaaaattgtattaatatttacaaatcaGATGTAAAAAAATGGGGTTTCTTATTTATGGATCATTGGAAAACAGTTGCTTTTACAGTCAAATCATTATCTagtggatttttaaaaaaaccatgtttctttttatttaactcaCATCGTGTTGATAGAGACAATTTGTCAACTAAAATATCTAATTTAAAAGCTGGTTCATCGAGATTATTTTTGTGTCGGACAATAGATtcattagataaattattgttgctTAACCATAATATGGATAATTCAATATGGCAAGTTTATCCAATTAaagttgacaaaaaataa